TGACTATTTTATCCTTTATTTCATCGCTAGTTTTTTGTGTTATCACCATCATGTAAAATTCTTGTTCAAAATTTTCCTTTTCTAAGTCATCGACAGAAGGAACTGATTTGATAATCTCACCAATATCTTCAAGAGTTTTATAAACAAGGAATGCACGTGCAGACTTTAATATAGTATCTTTATATATGGTTACCTTAATGTTATAAATATTATAATTTTTTTCTAAAGCCTGCTTTATTAAGTCCTCATCAAATTCATTTAATTGAATTTCTATTTTTTTGGTTGGTTTTTGTTCTATATTAGCTTGACCTTTTTCTATTTTTACAAGTTCCTCAATAATGTCCGTTATTTCTGCATCTTCAGTTCCCTTGTTCTGTATATTTTCAATCATTTCCTGCAATTTATCAAGACACTTAAACAATATTGTAATAATATCTGAATTAACTCTCAACTGGTCGTTTCTAAATTTATCTAATACATTTTCCATTTTATGAGTTAAATCTTGTATTTTTTCAAATCCCATGCTTCCTGCCATACCCTTAAGCGTATGCGCTGCTCTAAAAATTGTATTTATTATTTCCTTATCTTCAGGATTTTTTTCTAGTTCTAACATTCCGTCATTAAGTCTTTGAAGATTCTCATTAGATTCTTCAAGAAAAATATCCAGATATTGAGACATATCCATAATTAAACGCCTCCCGGTTTTCGATAAATAAATGTGGATGCTTTTTCAAAACCAAACTCTTTATAATTATAGATGCTTTCAGTTGCACCGACAAAAAGAAGTGCACCTGGTTTCATAGCATTAAAGAATTTTTTATAAATCTGATTTTTTATTTCCTGAGTAAAATATATTACAACATTTCTACATACAATCAAATCAAAGTCATTCTCATATCTGTCAAGAATTAAATCGTGTTTTTTAAATGTAACTCTTTCTTTTATAAAATCCTTAATAATATAGTTATCGTCTTTATGTTGAAAATATTTATTTAATAATTCATTATCTACGTTTTTTACATCTGATTGTTTATAAATGCCTCTTTTAGCAACTTCCAAAATCGTTGTATCAATGTCAGTTGCCAGTATATTATGCTTTTTATTTGGAGTTAGCTTATCTAGGATGATTGCAAGCGTATATGGTTCAGCACCATTTGAACAAGCTGCGCTCCAAATCTTCAAAGTTCTTTTTTCAGGATGCAGCTGTTCTTTTATTTTTCCTTCAAGCTCAAGAAATAAATCTTTATTTCTAAAAAACTCCGATACATTTATTGTTAAATGGTCTAAGAATTTCTTACTTAAAGCACTATCTGTTTTTAGCTTTAGTATAAATTCATCTTCATCCTTAGCACCAGCTCTTGTCATAAAGCTTTCAACTCGTCTTAGCAATTGTTTTGATTTATATGCTGACAAATCAATACTGTATTCCTTAAGAACGAATTGTTCTATTTTTTTAAATTCCATTAGTAATTCCCCCGAACAATTTTTGTAATTTCATCCGCAACTTTATTATCTGGTAAAACTATATCAACACAGCCAGTTTCATAAGCTGATTTTGGCATGCCATACACAGTGGATGTATATTCATCCTGAGCTATAATAGTTCCTCCATACCTTTTAATTTCTCTTACACCGTCAGCACCATCTCTTCCCATTCCAGTTAATATTACAGCAAGCAAATTGCTCCTATATTTTTCCGCTGCAGAAAAGAAAAGTTTGTCAACAGCTGGTCTTACGCCATGCATAGTTGGTGATAAATCAAGTCTAACTTTATTGCCTTCTATTATCATATGGTAACCGCCAGGCGCTATATATATTTTATTTTTTTCAATAATTAAATTATCAGCTGCCTCTAATGTGCGCAAATTGCTGTTTTTATCAATCCTTTCAGCAAATGCCTTAGTAAAACCTGCAGGCATATGTTGAACTACAAATATTGGAACTTCTAAATTTCCTGGCAAAACAGTAAGAATTTCATATAACACCTTAGGACCACCTGTTGAAGCACCAATTACAACTGCGTCAATTCTATTTGAAGGTTTCAACTTGGATTGTGTTATGGTTGCTGATTGAATTTTTCCCTTATTTTTTTTGTTGGATGATTTGGCATATCTAATTTTTTCAACAAGGTCATCCTTTACCTTGTTAATATCTAAAGAAATTGACCCAGATGGTTTTTGAATAAAATCAAAGGCACCTATTTGAAGTGCTTCTAGTGTAATTGCAGAACCTTCAGATGTTAAACTGCTGAGCATTATAACTTGTGCAGACGTTCTTCCTTTTACGGCCTTTAGAACTTCAAGCCCGTTTTTTTTAGGCATTTCAACATCTAAGGTAACGACATCAGGGTTTAATTTTAATATTTTATCTATTGCTATTTCTCCATCCTTAGCTGTGTCGACTACTTCCATATCCAACTCGCTATTTATCATATCCGAAATCATCTTTCTCATAAAAGCAGAATCATCGACAACAAGGACTTTTATTTTTTCGAACATAATTACAACTCCTTTATCCCTTTGCCAACTGTCTTAATAAATACCTTACCGCTATCTGATTCAAGAATCATTGTTCTACCAAAATTACCACCTAAATCTTCAGCTATTATTGGAATTTTCAGTTTTTGTAATGCTTGTTTTACAGCTTCGGCATTTCTGTTTCCAATATCCATACTTGCAGATTTGTCAGCAAAGGCAAACATACTAGCTCCACCTGCAATTTTGGCTTTAATGTAGTTAATTTTAGCTCCTGAATTTACCATTTTTTCAACCAACATAGGTATTGCTAAATCTGCAAATTTCATAGGATTTGAGTTGTTTGTAAATTTGTTGCTTTCAGGCAGCATTATATGAGCAAGCCCCGCTATTTTATTATATTGATCATATAATGCGATTCCAATACATGAACCAAGTCCTATTGTTATTAACTTTGTGGGTGGAAAAGCTACATTTAAGTCCCCTATCCCTACCTTGATTTCATTTAACTCCATGCTATCTACTCCATTGTGGCTAAATTTCTAATTCAGCAATTTCTTCTTTTGAAATTATTTTCTCAGTATTTATCATCATGATAATTCTATTTTGCAATTTTATAATATTCGATAAATATTTATTTTCTTTTCCTCTTATCAAATCAGGAGATTCTTCCATGTTTTTCGTATCTATGTCTAGAACCTCTGATACATTGTCTACAACGAGTCCTATATTTTTATTTTCAAACCTAACTACAATAATTTTTTTATCCTTTGTTTCATCACGATTAGGTAAACCAAATCTTTTTCTCAGGTCAATTATTGGTATTATATTATTTTGGTAGTTAATTACCCCCAGAACATAATCAGGTGATTCAGGTATTTTAGTAGGCTCAATATAGCTTAATATTCTTTCAACCTGAGAAATGTCGGCTGCAAATTCTTCATTGTCAAGTTTAAAAATAACAATTTTGTTTTCAGTGCTCATATTCTCACCCCTCATATTTTAATTTCTCGACAAACAACTCCCCGTTCTTGTAAAAAGCCCTTAATGATTTTACTGGATAATCAATTTTATAAATCATTTCATCAAAATATAATACAGTGTTTTGAAAAGCAATGTTTGCTTCTATAACTCCTCTTTTGGAAGTTTTTAAAACAGTTAGAACTCCCGCATGAGAGCCTACTTCTTTTAATTTGATATTGCCATTAGCAACCGCCTGACCTCCCCTAAAAACGCTGCCATCAGCATGAAAAATGATATCATTTTTTGCTGTTATTGTAGTATTATAGCAACCTTTTCCCTTAATTTCTACATTGTGGCTTGCAAATATTTCTGAATTTTGACAGTATATTATATAAACATCTGCTGGAGAAAAACTTATTTCAAAACTATCTATAGTATTTTTGGTTTGAGATAAAACACTAGTTATTCGGCTAAAATCTGTTAATTCATTGTTTCTTATGTCCATAAAAATAGCAT
Above is a window of Caloramator mitchellensis DNA encoding:
- a CDS encoding CheR family methyltransferase; the protein is MEFKKIEQFVLKEYSIDLSAYKSKQLLRRVESFMTRAGAKDEDEFILKLKTDSALSKKFLDHLTINVSEFFRNKDLFLELEGKIKEQLHPEKRTLKIWSAACSNGAEPYTLAIILDKLTPNKKHNILATDIDTTILEVAKRGIYKQSDVKNVDNELLNKYFQHKDDNYIIKDFIKERVTFKKHDLILDRYENDFDLIVCRNVVIYFTQEIKNQIYKKFFNAMKPGALLFVGATESIYNYKEFGFEKASTFIYRKPGGV
- a CDS encoding protein-glutamate methylesterase/protein-glutamine glutaminase, with translation MFEKIKVLVVDDSAFMRKMISDMINSELDMEVVDTAKDGEIAIDKILKLNPDVVTLDVEMPKKNGLEVLKAVKGRTSAQVIMLSSLTSEGSAITLEALQIGAFDFIQKPSGSISLDINKVKDDLVEKIRYAKSSNKKNKGKIQSATITQSKLKPSNRIDAVVIGASTGGPKVLYEILTVLPGNLEVPIFVVQHMPAGFTKAFAERIDKNSNLRTLEAADNLIIEKNKIYIAPGGYHMIIEGNKVRLDLSPTMHGVRPAVDKLFFSAAEKYRSNLLAVILTGMGRDGADGVREIKRYGGTIIAQDEYTSTVYGMPKSAYETGCVDIVLPDNKVADEITKIVRGNY
- a CDS encoding chemotaxis protein CheD → MELNEIKVGIGDLNVAFPPTKLITIGLGSCIGIALYDQYNKIAGLAHIMLPESNKFTNNSNPMKFADLAIPMLVEKMVNSGAKINYIKAKIAGGASMFAFADKSASMDIGNRNAEAVKQALQKLKIPIIAEDLGGNFGRTMILESDSGKVFIKTVGKGIKEL
- a CDS encoding chemotaxis protein CheW; amino-acid sequence: MSTENKIVIFKLDNEEFAADISQVERILSYIEPTKIPESPDYVLGVINYQNNIIPIIDLRKRFGLPNRDETKDKKIIVVRFENKNIGLVVDNVSEVLDIDTKNMEESPDLIRGKENKYLSNIIKLQNRIIMMINTEKIISKEEIAELEI